The Kaustia mangrovi genome has a segment encoding these proteins:
- a CDS encoding DUF1413 domain-containing protein — MDRDEISRLRDRISAFRPGEFHFPEVYGPGWDRLFIGDKVRIGRAFLEAVRAGLFPGVEDTGRKKGRGRVYRWLGQ, encoded by the coding sequence CCGGCTGCGGGACAGGATCTCGGCGTTCCGGCCCGGAGAGTTTCATTTTCCGGAAGTCTACGGACCCGGCTGGGACCGGCTGTTCATCGGCGACAAGGTCCGGATCGGGCGCGCCTTTCTCGAGGCTGTCCGCGCCGGACTGTTTCCGGGTGTGGAGGATACCGGCCGCAAGAAGGGTCGCGGCCGGGTCTACAGGTGGCTCGGGCAGTAG